A part of Paroedura picta isolate Pp20150507F chromosome 7, Ppicta_v3.0, whole genome shotgun sequence genomic DNA contains:
- the GAS1 gene encoding growth arrest-specific protein 1, whose protein sequence is MVGARRGGVGGRPGLPLLRLLLWLLLLAAACPPPGAAGRRLICWQAMLQCQEDADCGYAYSQYAEACAPVLMAAGDGSAAASSSNRRRCPSHCISALIQLNHTRRGPALEDCDCNQDENCRATKRAIEPCLPRTGGAGGGAGGVIGCTEARRRCDWDTRCSTALGRYMAYCGKVFNGMRCTEQCRAVIEDMMAVPKALLLNDCVCDGLERPICESVKENMARLCFGADVGANGAGSSGASDGAQEDYDDEDYEEEMQARNRDDLDEVVAVAGAGAGNGACCRGRRLPPWTLLAAASILLLLS, encoded by the coding sequence ATGGTGGGAGCCCGGCGTGGCGGCGTTGGCGGGCGGCCTGGGCTGCCCCtgctgaggctgctgctctggctgctgctgctggccgccgcctgcccccctcccggGGCGGCCGGCCGGCGCCTCATCTGCTGGCAGGCGATGCTGCAGTGCCAGGAGGACGCGGACTGCGGCTACGCGTACAGCCAGTACGCCGAGGCGTGCGCGCCGGTGCTCATGGCCGCGGGGGACGGCTCTGCCGCCGCGTCCTCGTCCAATCGGCGGCGGTGCCCCAGCCACTGCATCTCGGCGCTCATCCAGCTCAACCACACCCGGCGGGGCCCGGCGCTGGAGGACTGCGACTGCAACCAGGACGAGAACTGCCGGGCCACCAAGCGCGCCATCGAGCCGTGCCTGCCGCGCACCGGCGGCGCGGGGGGCGGTGCCGGCGGCGTGATCGGCTGCACGGAGGCGCGGCGGCGCTGCGACTGGGACACTCGCTGCAGCACCGCGCTAGGCCGCTACATGGCCTACTGCGGCAAGGTCTTCAACGGCATGCGCTGCACCGAGCAGTGCCGCGCCGTCATCGAGGACATGATGGCCGTGCCCAAGGCGCTGCTGCTCAACGACTGCGTGTGCGACGGCCTCGAGCGGCCCATCTGCGAGTCGGTCAAGGAGAACATGGCCCGCCTCTGCTTCGGAGCCGACGTCGGCGCCAACGGCGCGGGCAGCAGCGGCGCCTCGGACGGGGCTCAAGAAGACTACGACGACGAGGACTACGAGGAGGAGATGCAGGCCAGGAATCGGGACGACTTGGACGAGGTGGTGGCTGTGGCGGGCGCGGGCGCGGGGAACGGCGCCTGCTGCCGgggccgccgcctccccccctgGACTCTCTTGGCGGCCGCCTCCATTTTGCTGCTCCTCTCGTAG